From the Cucurbita pepo subsp. pepo cultivar mu-cu-16 chromosome LG05, ASM280686v2, whole genome shotgun sequence genome, one window contains:
- the LOC111795026 gene encoding uncharacterized protein LOC111795026: MALTNFILTVAGVGAVVLLLRSDVKQSASIFRRNVKHIRQWLEEESTSASNAGGSGGFCFMLFAP, translated from the exons ATGGCTTTAACGAACTTCATCTTGACGGTGGCCGGAGTTGGCGCTGTGGTTCTTCTTTTGAGGAGCGATGTGAAGCAATCGGCTTCAATCTTCAGGCGCAACGTCAAGCACATCCGCCAGTGGCTTGAAGAAGAATCTACCTCTGCCTCCaa TGCTGGTGGTAGTGGAGGCTTTTGTTTTATGTTGTTTGCTCCATGA
- the LOC111795980 gene encoding putative alpha-L-fucosidase 1 produces MVEMGHCFSFIFTLTLLHFLHFCSAKLGVSTAPPLPILPLPSFSQLKWQQREVIMFLHFGPNTFTDSEWGTGRESPTVFNPTALNAAQWAATAAAANISLMILTAKHHDGFCLWPSKYTTHSVSRSPWKNGHGDVVKEFVDAAAARGIDVGVYLSPWDRHDRRYSHELAYNEYYLAQLQELLNNYGNVREIWFDGAKGKNAPNMSYYFSDWFAMVKELQSSINIFSDAGPDIRWVGDENGFAGTPCWSTINRSSLAIGAQGITRYLNEGDPEGTHWIPPECDVSIRKGWFWHKSESPKSLKTLLEIYYNSVGRNCVLLFNVPPNSTGLIAQEDAHTLTQFKAAIHTIFSSNLAQNCSLRASSQRGGKESAFGPENVLDNDHLWTYWAPRGGDADADADAGGDHWIEIRSQQKQGLRFNVVRIQEAIGLGQRIKRHEIYLDGKRIVEESSVGYKRLHRIKSGVVCGEVVRVRITESRAVPLISSLGLHLDPFWDPTGLS; encoded by the exons ATGGTGGAAATGGGTCACTGtttttccttcatcttcaCCCTCACATTGCTccattttctccatttctgTTCTGCAAAGCTCGGGGTCTCAACGGCGCCGCCATTGCCAATCCTCCCACTCCCTTCTTTTTCCCAATTGAAATGGCAACAGAGAGAAGTGATTATGTTCCTCCACTTTGGGCCCAACACTTTCACCGATTCCGAGTGGGGCACCGGCCGCGAGTCTCCCACCGTCTTCAACCCCACAGCCCTCAACGCAGCACAGTGGGCAGCCACCGCCGCTGCCGCTAACATTTCTCTCATGATTCTCACTGCTAAGCACCACGACGGCTTCTGCCTCTGGCCTTCCAAATACACCACCCACTCTGTCTCCCGCAGCCCTTGGAAGAATGGCCACGGCGACGTTGTTAAGGAGTTCGTTGACGCCGCTGCCGCCCGTGGTATCGACGTTGGGGTGTATTTATCGCCGTGGGATCGGCATGATCGGAGATATAGCCATGAATTGGCGTATAATGAGTATTACTTGGCTCAATTACAAGAGCTTCTCAATAA CTATGGGAATGTGAGGGAGATTTGGTTTGATGGAGCAAAAGGTAAGAATGCTCCAAACATGTCATATTACTTCTCCGATTGGTTTGCAATGGTGAAGGAGTTGCAGAGCTCCATCAACATATTTTCGGATGCCGGACCCGATATTCGATgggttggagatgagaacggCTTCGCTGGAACACCGTGCTGGTCGACCATCAATCGTAGTTCGCTGGCAATCGGAGCACAAGGAATTACCCG GTACCTAAACGAAGGAGACCCAGAAGGGACGCATTGGATACCCCCAGAGTGTGATGTATCCATAAGAAAGGGGTGGTTTTGGCACAAATCAGAGTCCCCAAAGAGCTTAAAAACGCTCCTGGAAATCTACTACAACTCAGTGGGAAGAAATTgtgttcttctcttcaacGTCCCGCCCAACTCCACGGGTCTAATTGCCCAAGAAGATGCCCACACTCTCACCCAATTCAAAGCTGCCATACACACAATTTTCTCCTCAAATTTGGCTCAAAATTGCTCATTAAGAGCCAGCAGCCAAAGGGGTGGCAAAGAAAGTGCGTTTGGGCCTGAAAATGTGTTGGACAATGACCATTTGTGGACTTATTGGGCACCCAGGGGAGGTGATGCTGATGCTGATGCTGATGCTGGTGGTGACCATTGGATTGAGATCAGAAGTCAGCAGAAGCAAGGGCTGAGATTCAATGTGGTGAGGATCCAAGAGGCCATAGGGCTTGGTCAGAGGATCAAACGGCACGAGATTTACTTGGATGGGAAGAGGATTGTGGAGGAGAGTAGCGTTGGGTATAAGCGGCTGCATAGGATCAAAAGTGGAGTGGTTTGTGGGGAAGTTGTGAGGGTTAGGATCACCGAGTCTAGGGCTGTTCCTCTGATCTCTTCTTTGGGTCTCCATTTGGACCCTTTTTGGGACCCAACTGGGCTTTCATGA
- the LOC111796005 gene encoding B3 domain-containing transcription factor NGA1-like has protein sequence MDFGFNSLQNHHIRSRNGLNLEPAEEASSAAVDFDGGGGGGGGGGGGGGGEVEREHMFDKVVTPSDVGKLNRLVIPKQHAERFFPLDSSTNEKGLLLNFEDRHGKSWRFRYSYWNSSQSYVMTKGWSRFVKEKRLDAGDVVSFQRGVGEIGRDRLYIDWRRRPELPIDHHHHHHHHHPIGIRPSIVMPTTAWGSLVWQPLGVTATGYHHPATVAPQDHTHISRINNNNNNSSNVNVMYDRNRGYCPYGYGSVESSSSSEMVFFGRASRLGDGLEGKNEMQPEYMSSSGGGGGGGGGGGGSMAVQESYSEEDTPVKRSRLRLFGVNMEMECPIMSSSSDECDLLLSSSSNSNPKTTAPSN, from the coding sequence ATGGATTTTGGGTTCAATTCACTTCAAAATCACCATATTCGCTCGAGAAATGGCCTGAATTTGGAGCCGGCGGAGGAAGCTAGTTCCGCCGCCGTGGATTTCgacggtggtggtggtggtggtggtggtggtggtggaggtggtggaggagaggTTGAGAGGGAACATATGTTTGACAAAGTGGTGACGCCGAGTGATGTTGGGAAATTGAATCGGTTAGTGATTCCAAAGCAACATGCTGAGAGGTTTTTCCCATTAGATTCATCAACAAATGAAAAGGGTTTGCTTTTAAATTTCGAAGATCGTCACGGGAAATCGTGGCGGTTTCGTTACTCTTACTGGAATAGTAGCCAGAGTTATGTTATGACTAAAGGTTGGAGTCGATTCGTTAAAGAGAAGCGTCTCGACGCCGGTGATGTCGTGTCGTTTCAACGTGGAGTTGGTGAAATTGGAAGAGATCGTCTTTACATTGACTGGCGTCGTCGCCCGGAGCTTCCAATtgaccaccaccaccaccaccatcaccaccacccTATCGGCATCCGACCAAGCATCGTCATGCCCACCACCGCTTGGGGGTCATTAGTATGGCAACCACTCGGCGTAACAGCAACTGGATATCATCATCCAGCTACCGTAGCACCGCAGGACCACACACACATATCGCgaataaacaacaacaacaacaacagcagcAACGTTAACGTTATGTATGATAGGAATAGAGGGTATTGTCCTTACGGATATGGGAGTGTCGAATCATCATCGTCATCAGAAATGGTGTTTTTTGGGAGAGCCTCAAGATTAGGGGATGGTTTGGAGGGGAAGAATGAGATGCAGCCGGAGTATATGAGTAGTagcggcggtggcggtggcggtggtggtggtggtggtggttcGATGGCGGTCCAAGAGAGTTACAGCGAAGAAGATACGCCCGTGAAGAGATCAAGGCTGAGGCTTTTTGGTGTAAATATGGAGATGGAGTGCCCAATAATGTCATCTTCTTCAGATGAATGTGACTTATTactgtcttcttcttctaattcAAACCCCAAAACCACCGCTCCTTCCAATTGA